The following is a genomic window from Hemibagrus wyckioides isolate EC202008001 linkage group LG22, SWU_Hwy_1.0, whole genome shotgun sequence.
GCTAAAATAAATGGTGGCAATAAATTAGCAAATTAGTATCTTAGCATGCGCCTAAACATAATGTGAATGTACTTTTCTATAAAGAGAATTAAACTTCTAACATACATGTAAAATGAGATGTGATGAAAAGGAAAGATGTCCCAAAGAAAGTGAAGGCAATGCCCACTGCCCCTTTGGTCTTAATCTGCGAGATGATCCGGGTGGTGACGGTAGCATGCTCCACCTCTACGAGAAGAAGTCAACACAATGAGTTTGATCAGATCAGTCTGGAGTAGTATATCTACCAAACACAACGCTATTTTATGCTATGTAAACTAATCATGTAGGAAATGGCAAATTCTACAAGATGAAAAACCCACCAGAACAGAACCATATGAGGTCCCTGCGTATGAAGATGGTAAGATAGAGCACTCCGTGTGCAGCTGCGTACAGCATCACGTAATACGGGCCTAGAGTTTCCTGCAGACGGATCTCCCACTCCTTcctataaatacacaaaatgtttAGTGAAGTGTCTGACAttaagaaagacagacagagcaaaCTTCCTACCTATCAGGGCATCCTTCTTGGACTCCGATGATATAGAAGTCTTGTGCGAAATCAGTGTCTGTTGGGAGCAACAGGTCATCTAGGTTGTTTGGAAGCCCCTGCATGCAAAATTCACCattaatatagaatatatcttGCATGTCAATGATATAGAATCTTTTGTCTCACAGTTCTAACTCACCTTCTCTCCCTGCATGTTCCAAGTGGCAATGTAAATCCCAATTTGCCTGCTGGGAAAGTACCGGTCCAGCTCTTCAGCCCCAAGTAAGGCACCGTTGCCCAGCACGCTGCCCTCCAAAAAGCTCCTTTAAGCAGCAAGTGTATTTTTTCAATACATGTTTAAGAAAGATATTTCACTTCTAGTTTAACATATTAGAATTGAGTCAAACTCTCAAAACAAGAAAGTCAGAACCCTGCAATAACCAGTGCCCTGCAAAATTGTATTCTACATGAACGTGTGCTGAGCAAGTGTTTCACTGATCCAGCCCTAATCCCCTTTACCTTCACCCCAGTTCACTTTTCAGTTCTCTTTCCCTTACATCTCTCTCCTATTATGGAactaaattcatttaaaaaaataaaagcaatttaTCGCAAATAGCAAGCATTTATAGCACAGTTTTAGACTGATAAGCTCTGGTTCTTACCTGAAACATGCTTAATAATCCCACTAAATAGTTCGAGACACCAAATTAAGTTAGAAACTACATGATTAAGTGCATATTAAAAATAGGGCTGGActaaaacaccaacacaccactactacacaaactacaataataaacagaatgaGAACATGCAACAAAAATCAGATACACTACATAGTCTTACAGTAAAAGTAGGCAATGTGAGTATAAACATAATTCATTCAAATGACACCAAGGCAGTCGAAGCAGTCAGCTGTCTGGAAGTGACAGCGGTCTAAGTATAGGTTTGGCCTACAtttacaacacaaacaaataaaaagattcTACCTGTTCCTCACATCCTTTGGCCGGATAGGGTTGAGCACGCTGAAGGTGGACTTCATGGAATTGACCGAGGTGCTGTCCGACACCATGGTGTCCCAAAGCTGGCTGTCACAGAGGTTCTTTTGCAGCTTCTCTTGCAGGCTCCCATTCCTATAATCCAAGCAATCCCTGTCAATCTGATTAGAGGTCCTTAAGGACATGGAGGCGATACTGTACTCTAGAGGAGGAAAGGCTCCTGTGGGCTGCAGTGGGGAAAGAATAATTTTGGAAGGTTTTGGATGCTGCCCTGATGGATGGCCTTGGCTAGGAGAACATCTGTCCTCCTCAGGGAAGCTGCTACATCGATCCCGGAATGGTGGGGAATGCCAGGCCACTTGATCAAAATGACTTCCTCCAGAATTCTGGCCATTCTTTAAAACCATATGGCTATTTGGTGCAGGAAAAGTGGAGACTTCCCTAAGGGAGTCGGTCGAGGAGGTCATTTCAGCTGGGTCAGTGAGGCTCTCCTGACTGCTCCTCAGTCGCCTtccctttttattttcctcaaatGACATATTCCTACTTCCTTTTGAAATGCTAATGGGCTTGGGAAGCATGGGTGGATGAGGCATGTAGGGACCAAGTTTGTCTTGCTGCCTTTGCTCATCTTGAGAGGTCTGGAGCACCTCAATAGACAACTTCTGACCACTAAGTTGTTCTTGACTGGTTCTGCCATTTGTCACATCTATGTCTTCTGACTGAAATCCAACAGGTTGGAATGGGACGATGAGCTCTTCATTCTCATTCATCCTACTCGCCCAGTTGTTCTCAGACAGACACAAGTGCCATTGTTCTTAAGGGTTCACATTCTGAAAATACAGTAAGTACAAATTACTGAATGGCATTaaaccttctgtttatttaaagagCTTATTCTAATGTTCAGCAATAAAGAACGTGTTGAAATTCAGGTTTTTGAAGCCATTGCAAACGAAATAATTGGGATAATTAATCCTGTTGCTAGatagaaaaacatttattagCTTGTAATAGAACTAATTATCTTCAGCTATTTTCAGTTTTATAAGCAACACTACTAATTTATCAAATTACTAATCAGGTAAGGGCAGTTGAttataagggaaaaaaaaaggccgTATGAAACAGCTTGAGAGCCATTCATTAAATCTGTATGTTGACATATTTTCTTATGAAATAAGAACTCAGAGTGAGGGCATGTTCAAGTGTTTGGCTGATTTAAACAACAGGCGATACAGCATTCGAGATACTGCGCACTCTTGCCAACCCTAAACAATCCTGACTGTAGCCTAGTGTACTAGCTAGATACAGAAAACAGTGAGAGTTTAACGAGAGCTCCTTTGGATTTCTCACTTGACTGCAATAAGGATAATATCCTAAATAACTTAAATGCTgcgttttttgtatttttgttgtgCTACGCATGTTTGAGCCACAGTCGATCATCAGAGAGCCGCAGGGTCTTCGCTGAGAGGTATCCATCGTATCAGATCTCTTACTGATGGAAAAGCATCAATGTACAAAGACAGAATAATTTTCTTGATCAGTCATTCAGACACTAAAATATCACATATCTGCTTACGTGCACAAATTCCACCCTCTTCAGAATGAATCGATTCCAACATTTTTGTCTCCATTAAGGGATGGTTAGAAAAAGGAACAGCTAGCCATGTTTGCTTCTAAGGAGATATAACTGTAGAGCAAGACCCGCCCCTAGGGAGGGTCTATACATTTTAGAGAGCAATTCATTGGATGAACACAAAACTAGTACAGGCTGAGTCATCAAAAAAACTGAATCATATCATAGAAGTGATAAACTCCAAAATACATCtcaaaaataattttcttttatgATATACTTGATATTCATAACACTTCAGGGCATGTAGGTTTAATTTCTTGGAAATTTTAGGTTAATTGGGGCGGTTTAATGATCTTATAAGGGCGAGTAAAAATGGTGCATTTGCTAAATTGCCTTGAGGGAATATAACCACAAACACATCATTTTATTAACACTATTTGTTCAAACTGTTAGCTGCCTTGTTGACACATTTGAGgcacataaaaacacaaaccGAACACAAATGATTTGCTTTAATAACGGTTACATTCACTGTGACTAGCATAACACGCTAACGCCAGCGCTGGCTCTGTACCCGGACTCTCAATCACAGCAGTGGAGCTCGCGCACAgtgtgcaataaataaatccgCGCTGAAAATCTAGGTTTAAAACGCATGTACTGGGAAATAAAAACCAGCTATAACAAAGTGCACCCCCTTACCTCCAGGCAGCTCCTCGCATCAcggcaaacttttttttttttttaacttccttAGCAACACCCGACAACCAACAACTCACTGAGGCCGCCATTATACAGCTTGCAAGCAGagatcagggttgccagatctgggCGCAAAAATCAATTGGCTGATGGGTCCAAATCAATATGAATCTGAATACAGTAAAGAACCGCAATGGAGTCAATGTGTTCGTAAAACATTActgcaatatatatattaatatttagacAAAATCAAGTTGCCGAAATGCGCATAAAAATCATTTTCGCGGCGTTAACCAAGAATATGGCAACCCTGACAAACGCCATCCTTGGGTCTCCTCTGGAGAGACAGTACAGTATTTAATACCACAGCGCCGCCTGTGTTCAGATTAAACACTGCATTTTTCTGTGAAAGCACAATGATCACAAATTATATGGTGACTTTGGTACAAAAACATCGGTTTTGCAACtttaataataagtaaaatgtTTAGGGGATATGAAAATGTATATACAGAAAATAGATTTCTGGAATAgattacttttacattttatattttgatgAAACATGTTTGGTGTTGATTCATGAAGCCATCTTCATGATTAAAATATTTGGCTAATATTAATATGATCACTAAAATGACTCTTCTTGGTCACAATGTGTAGCACATACTGCACTCTATATCATCTGTGGGACATGGTGGTAATTCAGTATACCTGTATTCTGTAAATATACagtaactgtatatatatatatatatatatatatatatatatatataacctgtAAATATGAGTTCATGGTGCAAACATGATGCACTATAAAGTAGTACACTGTTGAGAAACCTAATTTAGTTCATGACATCTTTAATTGAACACAGGGTCagtttacatacagtatgtgagctgtgttttcttcttcttttttgtagACGTAACCAGTGCTCTTTTACTCTGTCAGCGTTATTTACAAACAAGCTTTTCCAACATAACTGTTTGTTAGTGTGAatccattcatcttcagtatccTGGTGAGGGCTGTGGTGGACCCGAAGCCTTTCACAGGAACATTTATCACAAGGCGGAAATACACCCTGAAGTGGATGCTGGTCCATCGCTGTGCACCAAGCACACAACGTGTGTTATTCGGGGAAAAATACAGCTTTCGCTGAAGAACAACATTGCAATGAACTGTTAGGAAGATGTTCTTATTGCTGAGCTGAACTGAATAATCTAATTCACTGAAAAAAGGCAGGATTCCCATTGTATAATGCCAACTTTGAACGTTTGCAATTTTACACATGTTAACAGTTCATATTTTTCACAATgttaaatcatatttattatacTAGTAGTTCATGACTCACACCACATTAAGAAAATAGATGTTACGGAGTTACAAGGATTCTTAATTCTAGCAAATCAAATTTATTGAATATCTTGTGCAgcatatagtgtatagtgtatcaAAACTGCCCCATCGTTGTCATACTGCATTGCATGTCTTTTTCAAAATATATTGcactattaaaatattttgttgtataaaaaatgttagaaaaaaaagtaaagttgGAAATATTTTTACGCCATTTAGAAATTGTTTGTAAAAGGTATTTTCAGTAAAAGTTGTACGAGTGTGTTCTCAATCCTCTTTGTGCTCCTCTAGTCGGCTCAGTAAGAGCAACGGGGCAAAAAAGAAAGCCGAACTGATGATGAAGCACAACTCAGCACCAGCAAGCCAGTACACTGCAAAGGAAATACCACAACTGCTTAAAGAATTACACATGCCTCTTTTTATATTATCTAGACCAGGAAATGATTAACTAAAAAAGGCTAAACATGATCTTTACACTTTCAGTAATCGATATACATTTGGGTTATCAGTTCCTGGAGTGCTATTAATAAAACTGTAGGCTATTGTATTAAGACAAAAGGCTTCTCCTTATTCTGTTACATCCACATGCAAACTGATATATAATTAGTCACCTGAGGAAGCTACAACTGGACCCAGTGCTCGGGCCAGTGCTCCCAGACTACGCAGGATCCCCATCACTGTACCCTTCTGACTCGCTGTGCCTAATACAATCGAGAGATTAGAAAACCggttacatttttttccaaattatttttaatgaacagGATGGGAATAAATTTATCTGTAATTCATACAGTTCATACAGGGAAGTCATGCTCACCGTGACCAGATACTTGTGCTGAAAGACATGGTACAACAATGGCAGCCGCTGGAGAAAAGCAGAAAGTTATTCAAATAAGCCAattattttccagtaaaatattaaaaacaataaataaagaaaaatagctAAAACTTACCAAAGGAATAGAGAAAAAGGCTGATGTAAAGCATTATTAAATTCCATGCTATTCCAATGAGTATGAAGGCTGGAATGAGTAATAATATTGCCTAAAAAACACAATAGACTGACTTCATTGACATGCCATGATTATTCCTTCATAATGTAAACATGATaagtactgtttttttttttatttacttctcTCTTTAAGTAACTTCTAAACGTGTTACCCATGTGTTTTGTTATGTAAAAGGGATAAAATTCAGATTTTCTATCATTTAGGGATCATGATGAACAGGCCACATCAATTATACAGTACTTCTTTAACTTCTACCACTTCTTTGACACAAAACACATATCACATAATACTCTTACCACTggggaggttttttttctttgtgtaaaATGCTAGAGAGTTTATATTAGATGCTATATGGATTTCCTTTTTTAACACTAATCTTTTTATTGGTTTTCCCAAAGTAAGACACAAAATGCACATAAAAACGATTGTCACTAAATCCATTAACTCTTTGTATgaaccacttatcctacacaggagaCCTATCCCGTGAGACTCAGGGCAGAGGACACATTatagggcacaatcacacacccgaTCGCATACTGCGGACAATTTAGGGAGGCCAATCCGCCCACACTGCATGTCTTTGAAATGAGGGAGGAAACCATTGGgaagcaaactccacacacacagggcagaggtatGATCAAGTGTGGATGTGTGGAGAGAtgaatttgttcattttaatgcCAGCTCACATTCTAATGCAAGATGAAATGTTATTTAAGACCAAATTAGCTCTGTTGACATGTAAACTAACATCCAGTTCACATACAGATATaattaaaaaactaaataaacataATTGCTGTCCTCTCTCGgacccccaaccccagaggtgcgaggcaaaccactaagccacagtTCCCCGTCACTAAATTGTTCTAGTTATATTAAATTAACCCATAACCCTCCTTTAATATTATGTATCAACAAAGATAAACAAAATCTGCTATCTCATGCTCCTGTGAAAGACTAACTGCGTGTGACTGAAAAAGAACGGTTTAACACTGAAAAGACTTACGATGCGGACTGTCCGGATCTGCTGAGCTGGTTGGATCCTGCGTGCATATCCTCCCTGGaatgttgccatggtgatgccAATGAAAAAGAACATCTTCCCCTGTTGCATGCTGGGGAAAAGAAATGCTCATCTTACCAACTTTTTCACTGGCAATAAATTCATCTGATCATAATCAGGCATTATAAATGAGATTTTTCTAGTCAAATCTTAAGAGAAATGTGTACAGGATATATTGTGCAGGATGTACAAAACCATACACAGCTAGGAGGCTCATAAATCAATAAATTCAAGGTGGGACATCTTAATATTTCATGCTTTCACAGTTCAGGGATATATATTTGGGAGAGCATTAGCTCAGACAGAGCTTACCTGGAGAACTGGAAGCGTTGATGAGTTAAGAAGCTCAGTGTGAACTCAAGCCCAGAGAAAAGGAAGAGGTATGCAAAGTACACCAAGCCCAGAACCTTAAGATTTCGCATCCCTGATGTAGCAAtaacagaacaaacaaaaataccCAGAAAGCAAGTTTAAGGAACACATTTTGATATTTGAGTATGAACTTAAAACCACAGTGGGTTTCAGCACTCCTGTAACAGTCTATTTCATAAAGTGTGTGCAATGCTTACACCAACCCAGGTGGAACCAGCCAAAAGAACATAAAGTAATTCAATAATCAGAACTGTACCAAATGTCATTCGTATTTAAGATCAACAAAGAAGCTAATATATAAGAGTAAGAAGCTAAGGACATGAGATTTAAATGAGCCTACGGTGTCTGGAGGGTGGCTCTTTTGTTCTTGTGACGGCAGAGAAGTTGAAAAGGGCCACTGGGTTGAGCAGGTCTCCTATCTCCTGAACGCCTGTGTGCTCCGAATTGCCCTatgttaaacaaaaataattgcAACTGTGACTCTCAGACTGTGTTTTATGTATCCACCACAATGATGAGCAATTATTCTTAATTTACTTGATCATGGTTCATATTAGTGCTTGAAATAATTACAGTcatatcatgttttttttactattattattatttcttgccTTGTTCAAAGTCTCTGGAAGCATGTAAAAAATGAAGAGCAGGTCTGCTACAGAGAAGAGAACTGACAGTATAGCAGGTCCTTGATAAAACAACTCAGCATCCACTGGTCTCAGTGCAAAGTAGGCTCCCATTAACGGGCCCAGGGTAAAGCCCAAAGAGAAGGCAACACCAATCATTGCCTAGTGTGAAAACAGCACAAAAAGGAGCAGGTCAGTAATCACACTAACCACGTAAACATATACAGGGACATTTAGAGCTCATGTCGAAGACACACAGTTGTAATTAAACTAATGGCTCACCATCCCTCTGTTTCTTGCTTTAGGGCAAGGTAGGTCTGCCACAACAGCAGTGCAGAGGCTGACATTGCCTTTACAGATTCCTCCCACCACACGAGACAGGAGAAAAACACTGAAGCTGTGAGAAACAGCCCACAGAATGTAGGAGAAAATCAACCCAACCTAGACAACACAGAGACTAATTACTTTTCAGATATGAGCACGCAATCTAAACAAAGATTACACGTGAACGCTATTGACAATCACTCCTGACTTCATATCAGATTCATATCAAATTCTATTCTTCTCACAGTAGTTATAAGTAGCAGCGGTCTTCTGCCATGCTGATCGGATGCAGCCCCTATCACGGGAGAGAAAATGAACTGCAGCAGTGAGTAGAGTGAGCCAATCAGACctatgaagtgaaaaaaaaatcaagaaattaTTCATCCACTGTCGGACACAAGCTGTTTGGGAGAAatttcagaaataaatgaatgtatacATTACCTCCAAAAAGTACACTGGTGTATTTTCTCTCCAAAGGAATTCCTACAGTGCCCCTGAACCAGTCCACAATGCTTTGTAGTGACAGATACACACTATCCTGtttcaaaaataaaaggaaaaatgtcaaaaaaaaagagaacgtTCTGAGGTGAACTGCCCATTTCATTTCCCTTTTCtctaccacttatcctacataGGGTCACATGGAGCCTGGAATCTATTCCAGGGGACTAGAGGAACTAGGCAGGGAACACCCTGGCTGGGATGCCAACCCATCATGGTGCACAGTCAtgaatacactcacacactgtggtCAATGTGGACAGAGATGCCAttcagcctacagtgcatgtttttggactgggaAGGACCTGGAGAAAACCCCTGAAGTACATGGAAAACATTCAAACTCAACTGGAATTGACCGCTCAACCCtggaggcaaatgtgctaaccactggGACACCATACCCCCAGTGGCAATATGTGAATTTTTTGTTCCTGTATTCCTTAtcttaatattaacattaaGTGACAGTTTACTCATAACaattttaatctaaaaaaacacaaaacattattATCCAGACATTGTTAATGTGATTGCACTGTAGAACATCAGATCctgaatctacaaaaaaaaatctttaatatcttttatctaaaaaatcttttaaaaggTTTCCATCTTACACCGTATACAAAGTCAAGTGAATTTGCCATGACTCGTGTGGTttagtgaaatatttttaaacatttataaacctCTACTCTTGCGCAAGCATACTTCCTCTACTCTTGTGCAAACACAGCTTGAGCCATGCGACTATACACAGTTGCAAGTTTTGGCACCAGATGGTGATGGGGAAAtctgtttaaaaatgtttgaactattttatattaaaaccaTAGAAATGACTGGTTCGAGGTACATAGTGATGCAGTCCAAATGCTTAAAAAATCACTTTACATGCTAAACAGATTATTGTAACACGTATCAGTAACACGTCCTATCAGGTATTCTCCTAAtaggagtaaaaaaaataaataaagagaaggCTTACCCCTGTTTGACTGTAGTGATCTAAGATGGAGGGGAGAAGAGGAAGGATTACTGTGAACCCCAGCAGGTCCAGTAGAAGAGCCAGAAACACCGCCCGAATGACTCTGGAAGAGCGCGTGTCGTCTGGAGAACTCTTCTCTCCTGCCAtcactcttcacttcactgacCTCCTCAAAAGTGAAGAGCTTTAGATGATCCTCGAAGCATCCCCTGTGGTCACTGAGATGGCACCGCTTTTGATGAGAATAAGTGCGATGATAAATAAGCGCAATAATAAATACTGGCAATCAGTTCTAGGTATTAATAAGGAAATCTTGAGGACCAGGAAATACTCTAAATGTCAACAAAGTTATCATTGTTACTGTTCTATTGTTCAGGGACTAATCTACTTTTCCACAAACCTGGGCCTCTAATCTGGTGTACTCACATAAGCTTTTACTTACttttgaaaataaagaaaagacacTTCTGATAGTATTCAGgtcatgatctctcctctttCATACACTGATAGTATAAAAAGTGGGACCTTTCTGGGCTTATGCCTAGTCATTTAAAGAgcatatttctttatttacatttctttagcTTGTAGTATGCATGTACTTAGAAATAGTTTTCAGTCTTACACAGGTGTGAACTTAAATGATATCATGTTTTCTAATCTCCAAGGTTGGGAATTGTAAGGGATCACTCAAGTATAAACAACTTGAAGATACTGGAGTGTCCCACCTTCACCTATGGATAAAACTGACATGATCATATTCCGTTTCAGTAACATTAACGCTGGATATAAACAAGATGAAGGCAAAGCGACACTAAAGACAGTTATCTGAATCGCACTGTTTGCTTCAGCCACATGTATTTCCATAGTAAAATACTGCAGGTCGTTTAAAGGAGCAGATGATTACCTTCAGCAGCTCTCCCTCAGTCCTGCGTGTTTGAATGGATGCACTGGCGACTCGAAGTGGCACTGTCCCTATCTCTACACCAAACAGCGCACTTCCGCACTAAACTGTAAGGCGGAGCAGTATGCATGAAGGCAGCACGTGGACGCACACTATGCAGTAGGCTAGTGCGCGGTTTGGAATGCAGCCTCGTTCTACCAGGAAGCGGTGTTCGGTTTCAAAATGTAATTTGTGACGCAAGGAGGAAGTTTGGGAAAGCAGAGAGATTTGTGTGAAATAGATAGATCTAAattccattcttttttttttcttgtctgtaTAATGTTTTATGAAAAATAAGGTATGTTTATGGTACTATAACTTAATGGAACAGGAATGCTGTTAAAATATGgaaatacaaatacacagacagacagatagattgattgatagatagatagatagatagatagatagatagatagatagacggacagacagacagacagacagatagatagatagatagatagatagatagatagatagatagatagatagatagatagatagatttgtaCAGTACTTTGGCCAAAGATGTATaaattacttacttactttatattgtgtattatatatagtattttattatacactatattggcaaaagttttgggacacccctccaaatcattgaattcaggtgttgtttttcagaggttgaactcggcccattagttccagtgaaaggaacgcttaatgcttcagtataccaagacattctggacaatttcatgctcccaactttgtgggaacagtttggggatgaccccttcctgttccaacatgactgtacaccagtgcacaaagcaaggtccataaagacatggatgagtgagtttggtgtggaggaacttcagaaagtcctgacctcaacctgatagaacacctttgggatgaattatagtggagactgtgagccaggctgtccaacatcagtgcctgacctcacaattgcacttctagaggaatggttaaaaattcccataaacacactcctaaaccttgtggaaagccttcccagaagagttgacgctgttatagctgcaaagggcaggacaactccatattacattcatgtgcatgtaaaggcagatgtcccagttttggcctgtccaaaatgtcttggtatgctgaaacattaaaagttcc
Proteins encoded in this region:
- the inpp5e gene encoding phosphatidylinositol polyphosphate 5-phosphatase type IV, with the protein product MNENEELIVPFQPVGFQSEDIDVTNGRTSQEQLSGQKLSIEVLQTSQDEQRQQDKLGPYMPHPPMLPKPISISKGSRNMSFEENKKGRRLRSSQESLTDPAEMTSSTDSLREVSTFPAPNSHMVLKNGQNSGGSHFDQVAWHSPPFRDRCSSFPEEDRCSPSQGHPSGQHPKPSKIILSPLQPTGAFPPLEYSIASMSLRTSNQIDRDCLDYRNGSLQEKLQKNLCDSQLWDTMVSDSTSVNSMKSTFSVLNPIRPKDVRNRSFLEGSVLGNGALLGAEELDRYFPSRQIGIYIATWNMQGEKGLPNNLDDLLLPTDTDFAQDFYIIGVQEGCPDRKEWEIRLQETLGPYYVMLYAAAHGVLYLTIFIRRDLIWFCSEVEHATVTTRIISQIKTKGAVGIAFTFFGTSFLFITSHFTSGDSKVYERILDYNKIVEALALPRCLPDTNPYRSVASDVTTRFDEVFWFGDFNFRLNQDRERVEATLNQLTGKNMDALLQHDQLCKEMKDGSIFKGFQEAPIHFTPTYKFDIGCDVYDTTPKQRTPSYTDRILFRSRQVDDIKVVKYTSCPSVKTSDHRPVIGMFQVKLRPGRDNIPLGAGLFDRTVYLEGIRRRITRELKRREAMKNQSNSTVCSIS
- the mfsd10 gene encoding major facilitator superfamily domain-containing protein 10, whose amino-acid sequence is MAGEKSSPDDTRSSRVIRAVFLALLLDLLGFTVILPLLPSILDHYSQTGDSVYLSLQSIVDWFRGTVGIPLERKYTSVLFGGLIGSLYSLLQFIFSPVIGAASDQHGRRPLLLITTVGLIFSYILWAVSHSFSVFLLSRVVGGICKGNVSLCTAVVADLPCPKARNRGMAMIGVAFSLGFTLGPLMGAYFALRPVDAELFYQGPAILSVLFSVADLLFIFYMLPETLNKGNSEHTGVQEIGDLLNPVALFNFSAVTRTKEPPSRHRMRNLKVLGLVYFAYLFLFSGLEFTLSFLTHQRFQFSSMQQGKMFFFIGITMATFQGGYARRIQPAQQIRTVRIAILLLIPAFILIGIAWNLIMLYISLFLYSFAAAIVVPCLSAQVSGHGTASQKGTVMGILRSLGALARALGPVVASSVYWLAGAELCFIISSAFFFAPLLLLSRLEEHKED